Proteins found in one Triticum urartu cultivar G1812 chromosome 4, Tu2.1, whole genome shotgun sequence genomic segment:
- the LOC125550849 gene encoding proteasome subunit beta type-4-like, whose product MDATAAAAGGGDGTQRTLNPYVTGNSVIAMKYKDGVIMACDTGASYGSTLRYKSVERIKAVGKHSLIGGSGEFSDFQEILRYLDELTLNDHMWDDGNSLGPKEIHAYLTRVMYNRRNKFDPLWNSLVLGGVKKGPKGDEKYLGMVNMIGTHFEENHIATGFGNHMAIPILRGEWREDMTFEEAVKLIEKCLLVLLYRDRSSINKFQIAKITTEGSTIYPPYALKTNWGFAAFENPSKGAVGTW is encoded by the exons ATGGACGCGaccgcggcggcggccggaggaggagatGGGACGCAGAGGACACT GAACCCTTATGTGACTGGTAACTCGGTGATTGCAATGAAATACAAGGATGGTGTGATCATGGCATGTGATACTGGAG CCTCCTATGGGTCAACTTTGCGATACAAGAGTGTGGAGCGTATCAAGGCGGTTGGAAAGCATAGCCTTATTGGAGGGAGTGGGGAGTTCAGTGATTTCCAGGAGATTTTGCGCTATCTGGATGAATTAAC TTTGAATGATCATATGTGGGATGATGGGAACTCATTGGGCCCCAAGGAAATCCATGCCTACCTGACAAGAGTAATGTACAACAGGCGCAATAAGTTTGACCCTCTATGGAACTCCCTGGTGCTTGGTGGAGTGAAAAAGGGCCCAAAGGGCGATGAGAAGTATCTTGGCATG gTTAACATGATTGGTACACACTTTGAGGAGAACCACATTGCCACTGGATTTGGGAACCATATGGCAATCCCAATACTTCGTGGTGAATGGCGCGAGGACATGACTTTTGAAGAAGCCGTTAAGCTGATTGAGAAGTGCTTGCTGGTCCTGCTGTACCGTGACCGGTCATCCATCAACAAATTCCAG ATTGCCAAGATCACGACCGAGGGATCAACCATCTACCCGCCGTATGCTCTGAAGACCAACTGGGGGTTTGCCGCCTTTGAGAACCCGTCCAAGGGTGCTGTAGGAACATGGTAG